Proteins from a genomic interval of Gemmatimonadaceae bacterium:
- a CDS encoding sigma-70 family RNA polymerase sigma factor, producing MVTMPANLRALLETPIGSMRLAWKMADWARLSPVLQAWAHLGIPSGIGLSGDEVDDVVAHVLMRAWLQDVVPDNPKTWACKVARNRALDHLKSKDHSPHRVDLEACEVADDGAEDVGGRLDAALRVTRLRNAMRRLPADQRRCVYLHYLKNRSHEDIAQILGITVGTCKMRTHRGVKFLRSLYDDEPMPRLTAKGLPMRARGRPRVRSWREHVHELRADRQSNAATIGEILRPVAAHVEVLP from the coding sequence ATGGTCACCATGCCGGCGAACCTGCGGGCGCTGCTCGAGACCCCCATCGGTTCCATGCGCCTCGCGTGGAAGATGGCGGACTGGGCGCGCCTGTCGCCGGTGTTGCAGGCGTGGGCGCACCTCGGCATTCCGTCCGGGATCGGCCTGTCGGGTGACGAGGTCGATGATGTGGTGGCGCACGTGCTGATGCGGGCGTGGCTGCAGGACGTGGTCCCGGATAACCCGAAGACGTGGGCGTGCAAGGTCGCCCGGAACCGCGCCCTCGATCACCTCAAGTCGAAGGACCATAGCCCCCATCGGGTGGACCTTGAGGCGTGCGAGGTCGCGGACGATGGCGCGGAGGACGTCGGCGGCCGTCTCGATGCGGCCCTGCGCGTCACCCGGCTGCGGAACGCCATGCGGCGCCTCCCGGCCGATCAGCGGCGCTGTGTCTATCTGCACTACCTGAAGAACCGGTCGCACGAGGATATCGCGCAGATCCTCGGAATCACGGTGGGCACGTGCAAGATGCGCACGCACCGCGGCGTCAAGTTCCTGCGGTCGCTGTACGACGACGAGCCGATGCCGCGCCTCACCGCGAAGGGCCTGCCCATGCGGGCGCGAGGGCGGCCACGCGTGCGCTCCTGGCGCGAACACGTGCACGAGCTGCGGGCGGATCGGCAGAGCAATGCGGCGACCATCGGCGAGATCCTGCGGCCCGTCGCCGCGCACGTCGAGGTGCTGCCGTGA
- a CDS encoding M15 family metallopeptidase gives MGRLPLPPAEIPVCRDLQVLAPGFRMRLDLVIDDLQRAGFDPMVVETLRTSERQRFLFGFGRDYDDGRGVVTHSSDCDETWHGFGLAADIISASKRWDAAPAFWTALGAACRIRGLTWGGDWNGNGSSDDERFVDRPHVQFGPPMRRSPSPRAARLLAEGGMPAVWKEVGAL, from the coding sequence GTGGGCCGTCTCCCGCTCCCGCCCGCTGAGATCCCCGTCTGCCGCGACCTGCAGGTCCTGGCACCGGGCTTTCGGATGCGCCTCGACCTCGTGATCGATGACCTGCAGCGTGCAGGCTTCGATCCGATGGTCGTCGAGACGCTGCGGACGTCAGAGCGGCAGCGGTTCCTCTTCGGCTTCGGTCGCGACTACGACGACGGGCGCGGCGTGGTGACGCACTCGTCGGACTGCGACGAGACGTGGCACGGCTTCGGCCTCGCGGCGGACATCATCAGCGCCTCGAAGCGCTGGGACGCGGCACCCGCCTTCTGGACGGCGCTCGGGGCGGCCTGCCGCATCCGGGGCCTCACGTGGGGCGGCGACTGGAACGGCAATGGCTCGAGCGACGATGAGCGCTTCGTCGATCGCCCGCACGTGCAGTTCGGTCCGCCGATGCGTCGCTCGCCCTCGCCGCGCGCCGCGCGCCTGCTCGCCGAGGGCGGGATGCCGGCCGTGTGGAAGGAAGTGGGGGCGCTGTGA